A window of the Candidatus Neomarinimicrobiota bacterium genome harbors these coding sequences:
- the mltG gene encoding endolytic transglycosylase MltG → MKKLLASLKESQLKATFIILLFLIFFIYLVILTYPINNTESVYIPKGLNASQIAEHLYNKGIIRDQYSFILATKLLLKSKSLKAGRFYINNANNLFTLINILSRDAVAQVKVTIPEGYTIKQIAEVLEVRLGIKKEEFIALTKNDSILKLYNIMSPTLEGYLFPDTYVFSYGVSAGEVIHTMISRFFQVINDSIREVINNSEWDLNKVLTLASIVEGECKYDFERPIVASLYINRLKKRMRLEADPTIQYIIPDGPRRIYSKDLEIDSPYNTYKYKGLPPGPVNNPGLKSILAVLNPANTKYLYMVHNGDGTHTFTHDYKKFLKAKNKLQKIRKYYLRLMNGIKN, encoded by the coding sequence ATGAAAAAATTGTTAGCCTCACTTAAGGAATCACAGCTAAAAGCCACTTTTATAATTTTGTTATTTCTTATTTTCTTTATATATCTTGTTATTCTTACATATCCTATTAATAATACAGAGTCTGTATATATCCCAAAGGGGCTAAATGCTAGTCAAATTGCAGAACATTTATATAACAAAGGAATAATACGCGATCAGTATTCCTTCATACTTGCTACCAAATTGCTATTAAAATCTAAATCTTTGAAAGCTGGTCGATTTTATATAAACAATGCAAACAATCTATTTACATTGATAAACATACTCTCAAGGGATGCCGTAGCTCAGGTTAAGGTAACCATTCCGGAAGGTTATACAATAAAGCAAATCGCTGAGGTATTAGAAGTTAGATTGGGTATTAAAAAAGAAGAATTTATCGCGTTGACTAAAAATGATTCTATATTAAAATTATACAATATAATGAGTCCTACATTAGAAGGATACCTATTTCCTGATACTTATGTTTTCAGTTATGGAGTCTCTGCAGGTGAGGTTATACATACAATGATTAGCAGATTTTTCCAAGTTATAAATGATTCTATAAGAGAAGTCATTAACAATTCAGAATGGGATTTAAATAAAGTATTAACATTAGCCTCAATTGTTGAAGGTGAATGTAAATACGATTTTGAAAGACCAATTGTAGCTTCTTTATATATAAACCGATTAAAAAAAAGGATGAGATTGGAGGCTGATCCAACTATTCAGTATATTATTCCCGATGGTCCAAGGCGAATTTATTCAAAAGATTTAGAAATCGATTCTCCATACAATACCTATAAGTATAAGGGACTTCCGCCAGGACCAGTGAATAATCCTGGGTTAAAGTCTATTTTGGCTGTATTAAACCCTGCGAATACAAAATACCTCTATATGGTACATAATGGAGATGGAACTCATACGTTTACCCACGACTATAAAAAATTTCTTAAAGCAAAAAATAAATTACAAAAAATAAGGAAGTATTATTTAAGGTTGATGAATGGGATAAAGAATTGA
- a CDS encoding site-2 protease family protein: MDERKKKIVVKLVNWIKIIKIDDRGDRLIVEGLLYPGTNVDDILCELKEDVESIKTYKYDTVDVLEIILRKEKVRIPKVNIILFILTLLTTLLAGTMMAGENPFKNPLNIYKGIPFSFSLLLILGIHEIGHFLMAKKHGVEATLPYFIPAPTFIGTFGAVIRIKSPIQNRKALIEIGAAGPIAGFLVALPLLFIGLHLSDIVYNLPNTGLKLGESLIMKIAIGIVFPGLEENADIVLHPIAFAAWIGMIVTMLNLIPIGQLDGGHITYAIFVNQYNKIQWVAFALLILLGFFSLNWLVWAALVFFLIRMRHPPVFDYHRPLTNKEKIIGVIALIIFILTFVPIPFKV, translated from the coding sequence ATGGATGAAAGAAAAAAGAAAATAGTAGTTAAACTGGTAAATTGGATAAAAATAATAAAGATTGATGATCGTGGTGATAGGCTTATAGTAGAAGGCTTATTATACCCTGGAACGAATGTAGATGATATACTCTGTGAACTTAAAGAAGATGTTGAATCAATAAAAACATATAAATATGATACAGTGGATGTCCTTGAAATTATTTTAAGAAAAGAAAAGGTAAGAATTCCAAAAGTTAATATTATATTATTTATTTTAACACTTTTGACAACCCTGTTAGCTGGCACAATGATGGCAGGAGAGAATCCTTTTAAGAATCCACTCAATATTTATAAAGGAATTCCATTTTCTTTCTCACTTTTATTAATCCTTGGTATACATGAAATTGGTCATTTCTTGATGGCAAAGAAACATGGAGTAGAGGCAACATTGCCATATTTCATACCCGCTCCAACTTTTATAGGGACTTTTGGGGCAGTCATAAGGATAAAATCACCAATACAAAATAGAAAGGCATTAATAGAGATTGGTGCAGCAGGTCCAATTGCAGGATTCTTAGTTGCACTACCTTTGTTATTTATAGGATTACATCTATCTGATATTGTTTATAATCTTCCTAATACAGGCTTAAAACTTGGAGAGTCATTGATAATGAAGATAGCTATAGGAATAGTGTTTCCCGGCCTTGAAGAAAATGCAGATATTGTGCTTCATCCTATAGCATTTGCTGCCTGGATTGGAATGATAGTTACAATGCTTAATTTAATTCCAATAGGACAGCTTGATGGTGGTCATATAACCTACGCAATTTTTGTAAATCAATATAACAAAATACAATGGGTAGCATTTGCATTGCTTATTCTTCTTGGATTTTTTTCATTAAACTGGCTGGTGTGGGCTGCGCTTGTTTTCTTTTTAATTAGGATGCGACATCCTCCAGTATTTGATTACCATAGACCGTTAACAAATAAAGAAAAAATAATAGGTGTAATTGCACTAATAATTTTTATTCTTACGTTTGTTCCTATTCCATTTAAAGTATAA
- a CDS encoding T9SS type A sorting domain-containing protein: MRTIYLLLILSIFTYSIISGESLYINSDFSETGICGTPIVSATKGEPIVKKLLYKSPQADATFFIRDGIFKDPAEYIEVEFYKIFENDTVDIYVETDQLDNGNVNQDIILLFTEYILRKTPEESVNPEVGIIPSEYNIFGKPSDVDNNGKIIILLIDVRDDYEEGKSETYVAGYFDPLDLSNKNKGNYGEIIYVDTDPGNPASEGTLSIIAHELQHLIHYNYDKDEDTWLNEGLSELAPRILGLPSRSFATFLNNTNRKLTEFDNSILDYSKVGLFFYYIYRQFGIETIKKIEKSKDNSLESIECALNYKISKRQILERWFIANLINDEMINNGIYSYMGDKIPPLYSKHFHSSFNTEPISDNLNLAAAEYIQFSSGRNIDFELEYKNIENINLAIVKESNGIHEIEFKKPCPTFYDFSDIAFGTDYQKITFIPYRNIVTSPYPTINFSYTSLGQLIYEEYEVSYDKDSLDMYISLTSSGGEDFESVQKFILPDPRCKLKAIKFKSLYENPVNIKIYKDMNSTLIYTKYNYIPSGNSWTRIDINESELSDTFKTIYIGISSDNNSLGYSDEESGEGRAYIRVRNQFFPLSNFKVTDKEGNEITLTGNWLIRAIFLKPLSIQPKLALRPDSVFIWDNEKDKYTISILNAGTGTLLWSIPEYPEYLIFDTDTGAVTVSEDITVYIDRGKLKPGLHNLTVNISSNGGDGKIFFSILQRNKEKPQAAILPFKNIFNDTLPVLKFSLINIGINKAYFEFDNGNNPIGIFPENGVIGIEDTIKINAYINLELADREDMYVKFFNGVDTELVNFKFEGTKKSREIKLAIKAPFSNPFIFGRQQRVYIPVEITPYKRAELKIYNILGQLVKIYGIDTNDKNTLLLSWDGRDKDGRIVSNGVYFILLEQEGKIARRKILFMK, encoded by the coding sequence ATGAGAACTATATATCTTTTGCTAATATTAAGTATTTTTACATACTCAATTATTTCAGGGGAATCACTTTATATTAATAGTGACTTCAGTGAAACTGGTATATGCGGTACTCCAATAGTCAGTGCCACAAAGGGAGAACCCATTGTTAAAAAATTATTGTATAAATCCCCGCAAGCTGATGCAACATTTTTTATTCGTGATGGCATTTTCAAAGACCCGGCTGAATATATTGAGGTTGAGTTCTATAAGATTTTTGAAAATGATACCGTAGACATCTATGTGGAAACTGATCAACTTGATAATGGAAATGTTAATCAAGATATTATTCTGCTATTTACAGAATATATATTGAGAAAAACACCTGAAGAATCTGTAAATCCAGAGGTGGGTATAATTCCAAGTGAATATAATATTTTTGGCAAACCATCTGATGTAGATAATAATGGGAAAATAATTATTTTATTGATAGATGTTCGAGACGATTATGAAGAGGGTAAGTCAGAAACATATGTAGCTGGCTATTTTGATCCACTGGATCTGTCGAATAAAAATAAGGGCAATTATGGTGAGATAATATATGTGGACACTGATCCCGGGAATCCAGCAAGTGAGGGAACTCTTTCTATAATAGCCCATGAACTCCAGCATCTAATACATTATAATTATGATAAAGATGAAGATACATGGTTAAACGAGGGTTTATCAGAGCTGGCACCCAGAATACTGGGATTACCGTCACGCTCCTTTGCAACGTTCTTGAATAATACCAATAGAAAATTAACAGAATTTGATAATAGTATTCTGGATTACTCAAAAGTTGGGCTATTTTTTTATTATATATATCGTCAGTTTGGCATTGAAACAATTAAGAAAATAGAAAAAAGTAAGGATAATTCCCTTGAAAGTATTGAGTGCGCTTTAAACTATAAAATTAGCAAAAGACAGATCCTTGAGAGATGGTTCATCGCAAATTTGATTAATGACGAGATGATAAACAACGGCATATACAGCTATATGGGAGATAAAATACCTCCATTATATTCAAAGCACTTCCATTCATCGTTTAATACAGAACCAATTTCAGATAATTTAAATTTAGCGGCTGCTGAGTATATTCAGTTTAGCTCCGGTAGAAATATTGATTTCGAATTAGAATATAAAAACATTGAGAATATAAATCTCGCTATAGTAAAAGAATCTAATGGGATACATGAAATCGAATTTAAAAAACCCTGCCCAACTTTCTACGATTTCTCTGATATAGCATTTGGAACTGATTATCAAAAGATAACATTTATTCCTTATAGGAATATTGTTACCTCTCCTTATCCAACTATTAATTTTTCCTACACCTCATTGGGACAGCTTATTTATGAAGAGTATGAGGTTTCATACGATAAAGATTCCCTTGATATGTATATTAGTCTCACATCGTCAGGAGGGGAGGACTTTGAATCGGTTCAAAAATTTATCCTCCCTGATCCAAGGTGTAAATTAAAAGCCATAAAATTCAAAAGCTTATACGAAAATCCTGTAAATATTAAAATTTACAAGGATATGAATTCTACATTGATCTATACCAAATATAATTATATTCCTTCCGGGAATTCGTGGACACGGATAGATATAAATGAATCAGAACTATCCGATACTTTCAAAACAATTTATATTGGTATCAGCTCTGATAATAACTCATTGGGATATAGTGATGAAGAAAGTGGTGAGGGTAGAGCCTATATAAGAGTAAGGAACCAATTTTTCCCGTTATCAAATTTCAAGGTTACGGATAAAGAAGGTAACGAGATTACACTGACAGGTAACTGGCTTATTAGAGCGATATTTTTAAAGCCATTGTCAATTCAACCAAAGCTTGCTTTACGTCCAGATTCTGTTTTTATATGGGATAATGAGAAAGACAAATACACAATTTCAATTTTAAACGCGGGTACCGGTACACTTTTGTGGAGTATTCCTGAATATCCTGAATATCTGATTTTTGACACTGATACTGGAGCTGTTACTGTTTCTGAAGATATAACTGTTTATATTGATCGTGGAAAACTTAAACCCGGGTTACACAACTTAACAGTTAATATAAGCTCTAATGGGGGAGATGGAAAAATATTTTTCAGTATACTTCAAAGAAACAAAGAAAAACCTCAGGCAGCTATATTACCCTTTAAAAATATTTTTAACGATACATTACCAGTTTTAAAATTTTCTTTAATTAATATAGGTATTAATAAAGCATATTTTGAGTTCGACAACGGTAACAATCCGATAGGCATTTTTCCAGAGAACGGTGTTATAGGCATTGAAGATACTATAAAAATAAATGCTTATATAAACCTTGAACTTGCTGATAGAGAAGATATGTACGTTAAATTTTTTAATGGAGTTGATACAGAATTGGTAAATTTTAAGTTCGAGGGAACAAAAAAATCAAGAGAAATAAAATTAGCTATAAAGGCACCATTTAGTAATCCCTTTATTTTTGGAAGACAGCAGAGAGTCTATATACCAGTTGAAATAACACCTTATAAGAGGGCGGAATTAAAAATTTATAATATACTTGGGCAACTTGTAAAAATATATGGTATTGATACAAATGATAAAAATACGTTACTGTTATCATGGGATGGAAGAGATAAAGATGGCAGGATTGTATCAAATGGAGTTTATTTTATTCTACTGGAACAAGAGGGGAAAATAGCAAGACGTAAAATTCTATTTATGAAATAA
- a CDS encoding NAD(P)-dependent glycerol-3-phosphate dehydrogenase, protein MNIAVLGAGSWGTAFSIHLYKLKYNVHLWEYYPENVSIIKKTRRNPLLEGIPIPLRIHVTNNIDKAVEKAEVIVVAVPSHTVRDTIKNIKGKVDKNVIIVNLSKGIEEDTLLRMSEVIEQVLDHPSDMIVTLHGPSHAEEVAREIPTCVVSASKNIDTAKFIQERFISEYFRIYRSSDIIGVEIGGAIKNVIAIAAGICDGLSLGDNSKAALVTRGLFEMTRMGVRLGAKEETFAGLSGIGDLIVTCNSKYSRNRYVGEEIGKGRKLKDILKGMTMVAEGVRTCHTVKQMAEKYKVEMPISEQVYRVLFEGKNPKKALLELMTRDPVEERHSLRKE, encoded by the coding sequence ATGAATATCGCAGTTTTAGGTGCTGGGAGTTGGGGTACAGCCTTTTCCATTCATCTATATAAATTAAAATATAACGTACATCTCTGGGAGTATTATCCTGAAAATGTATCAATCATTAAAAAAACAAGAAGGAATCCACTTCTTGAAGGAATTCCAATACCATTACGAATTCATGTAACGAATAATATCGATAAGGCTGTAGAAAAAGCAGAAGTCATAGTGGTTGCAGTACCCAGTCATACTGTAAGAGATACAATAAAGAATATAAAAGGAAAGGTTGATAAAAATGTAATAATAGTTAACTTATCTAAGGGTATAGAAGAAGACACTTTATTAAGAATGAGTGAGGTAATCGAGCAGGTATTGGATCATCCATCAGACATGATTGTAACACTCCATGGTCCCAGTCATGCTGAAGAGGTTGCCCGAGAAATTCCCACATGTGTTGTCTCTGCATCTAAAAATATAGACACAGCAAAGTTCATACAAGAGCGATTCATCTCAGAATATTTCAGGATATACAGATCTTCAGATATCATAGGAGTAGAGATTGGGGGTGCTATTAAGAATGTAATAGCTATTGCCGCTGGTATTTGCGATGGTCTTTCCCTAGGTGATAACTCAAAGGCAGCCTTGGTAACAAGGGGTCTTTTTGAAATGACAAGAATGGGGGTCCGATTAGGAGCGAAAGAGGAAACTTTCGCAGGATTAAGTGGTATAGGTGATTTGATTGTAACTTGTAACAGTAAATATAGTCGAAACAGATATGTAGGAGAAGAGATTGGAAAGGGAAGAAAATTGAAAGACATACTTAAGGGAATGACCATGGTAGCTGAAGGAGTAAGAACATGCCATACAGTAAAACAGATGGCTGAAAAATATAAAGTAGAGATGCCTATTTCAGAACAAGTTTATAGAGTACTTTTTGAGGGAAAAAATCCCAAAAAGGCTTTGCTTGAGCTGATGACTCGCGATCCAGTTGAGGAAAGACATTCGTTACGTAAAGAATAA
- a CDS encoding phosphoribosylformylglycinamidine cyclo-ligase, with the protein MKSYKESGVDIEEGNRAVQKIKNIVKSTFNENVLSNIGLFGGFYKIDLNKYSEPVLVSSTDGVGTKVLVACEMGKFDSIGKDIVNHCVNDILTSGAEPLFFLDYIGIGKLKSENIESIISGMAEACRENECSLIGGEMAEMPDVYDYGKFDIVGTIVGIVEKSDIIINKVKRGDILVGLPSNGLHTNGYTLARKVLLKKFKLNQYIDELGSTLGEELLKIHRSYYKVLKEILKRPSLHGISHITGGGILGNTKRIIPEGRELKVKWDEWEWPTIFKLIQSVGGISEEEMRNVFNLGIGMILIYDRNHMDELLGYLKAIGEKALIVGEII; encoded by the coding sequence ATGAAATCGTATAAGGAATCTGGCGTAGACATTGAAGAAGGAAATAGGGCAGTTCAAAAGATAAAAAATATTGTAAAGAGTACATTTAACGAAAATGTTTTATCCAATATAGGATTATTTGGGGGATTCTATAAGATTGATTTAAATAAATACAGCGAACCCGTTCTGGTTTCGAGTACCGATGGTGTAGGAACAAAAGTATTGGTAGCTTGTGAAATGGGGAAATTTGATAGTATTGGAAAGGATATTGTGAATCATTGTGTTAATGATATACTGACATCCGGGGCAGAACCCTTGTTCTTCTTGGATTATATTGGGATTGGAAAATTAAAATCAGAAAACATTGAATCTATAATATCGGGAATGGCTGAAGCGTGTAGAGAGAATGAATGTTCGCTGATCGGCGGCGAAATGGCAGAGATGCCAGATGTATATGATTACGGAAAATTTGACATTGTTGGAACTATTGTTGGTATTGTAGAGAAAAGTGACATAATAATAAATAAAGTCAAAAGAGGAGATATACTGGTTGGACTACCGTCAAATGGGCTGCATACAAATGGTTACACTCTGGCAAGAAAAGTTTTATTAAAAAAATTTAAATTAAACCAGTATATTGATGAACTTGGGTCTACTCTCGGCGAAGAACTATTAAAAATCCATCGATCGTATTATAAAGTATTAAAAGAAATTTTAAAGAGACCCAGTCTACACGGAATAAGTCATATTACTGGCGGAGGTATTTTGGGGAATACTAAAAGAATAATACCTGAAGGTCGGGAGCTGAAAGTAAAATGGGATGAATGGGAATGGCCCACCATTTTTAAACTGATTCAATCTGTAGGTGGGATATCAGAAGAAGAGATGAGGAATGTATTTAATCTTGGTATTGGAATGATTCTGATATATGATAGAAACCATATGGATGAATTATTAGGTTACCTCAAAGCTATTGGTGAAAAAGCTTTAATAGTTGGTGAAATAATATAG
- a CDS encoding long-chain fatty acid--CoA ligase: MSRNLVFHNTIAEMFDTSTKKFRDKVAYRFKENGIIKSLTFGEVRSTVEKISGGLRKIGLDKGDKVGIIAQNSPYWAMCDYGIIISGGATVTIYPTLTAKQAKWIIQHSESRFIFAGDREQSEKVVSIIDDLPKIEKVIVMDNTYIDNEKFISLDCLMKLGDEYIKEHPGFFEKFITNTAKDDLLTLIYTSGTTGEPKGVMLTHENLTSNIYGSLHVLEVDHKDVFLSFLPLSHSFERMAGHYLTFSIGAEVFYAESIEKVAENLLEARPTVMTTVPRLFEKVYARVIENVSKFSKIKQKLFWTSISKGKKVCKKKAEGKNPDIFTTISYSILKKIVLSKLKERVGGRLRFAVSGGAPMPKEIGEFFNAANIKILEGYGLTETSPVVSVNPLEQNRIGTVGPPLPNVEVKIAEDGEILVRGKNVMLGYYKNEEATREVIDEEGWLRTGDIGILDKFGYLIITDRKKNIIVTSGGKNVAPQPMENALASSKWIEQVLIIGDKRRFVSALIVPEFVNLERWAEEKGLAWKSREDLINLKEVQELYERVIEESMEGFAQFEKVKKFRLLSKEFTIEEGELTPSLKIRRKIVEEKYKNIIDEIYRE, from the coding sequence ATGAGTAGAAATCTCGTCTTTCATAATACAATAGCTGAAATGTTTGATACTTCTACAAAAAAATTCCGGGATAAAGTCGCTTATCGTTTCAAAGAAAATGGTATAATAAAGAGCCTGACATTTGGAGAAGTAAGATCAACTGTAGAAAAGATTTCTGGGGGACTGAGGAAAATCGGACTTGATAAAGGAGATAAAGTAGGTATTATTGCGCAAAATAGTCCATACTGGGCAATGTGTGATTATGGAATTATTATTAGTGGCGGAGCAACAGTTACAATTTATCCTACCCTTACAGCTAAGCAAGCAAAGTGGATAATTCAACATTCTGAATCAAGATTCATCTTTGCCGGTGATAGAGAACAATCGGAAAAGGTAGTCTCTATTATCGATGATTTACCTAAAATCGAAAAAGTCATAGTAATGGATAATACTTATATAGATAATGAAAAATTTATATCTCTCGATTGTCTGATGAAATTGGGAGATGAATATATTAAAGAACATCCCGGTTTTTTTGAGAAATTTATAACGAATACAGCAAAAGACGATCTACTCACTTTGATTTATACTTCGGGTACTACAGGTGAACCAAAAGGTGTTATGCTAACTCACGAAAATCTTACATCAAATATTTATGGTAGTTTACATGTCCTTGAGGTTGATCACAAAGATGTATTTTTATCTTTTCTTCCCTTAAGTCATAGTTTTGAGCGCATGGCCGGTCATTACTTAACTTTTTCAATCGGAGCGGAGGTTTTCTATGCGGAATCTATAGAAAAAGTTGCGGAAAATCTACTGGAAGCGAGGCCAACAGTGATGACTACCGTGCCAAGACTTTTTGAAAAGGTTTATGCACGGGTTATAGAGAATGTATCTAAATTTTCAAAAATAAAGCAAAAGCTATTTTGGACATCAATTTCAAAAGGTAAAAAAGTTTGTAAGAAAAAGGCAGAAGGCAAGAACCCCGATATTTTTACAACTATCTCTTATTCTATTCTGAAAAAGATCGTACTTTCAAAATTAAAAGAGAGAGTAGGCGGTAGATTAAGGTTTGCAGTATCTGGCGGAGCACCTATGCCGAAGGAAATAGGAGAATTTTTTAACGCTGCTAATATAAAAATTCTTGAAGGTTATGGTCTTACAGAAACCTCACCTGTCGTCTCTGTGAACCCTTTAGAGCAAAATAGAATTGGAACTGTTGGACCTCCTTTACCAAATGTTGAAGTAAAAATTGCTGAAGATGGCGAGATACTGGTAAGGGGAAAAAATGTAATGCTGGGTTACTATAAAAACGAAGAAGCCACAAGAGAAGTAATTGATGAAGAAGGGTGGCTACGCACCGGTGACATCGGTATTTTAGATAAATTTGGATATCTAATTATTACAGACAGAAAGAAGAATATAATTGTGACCTCGGGAGGTAAAAATGTTGCCCCTCAACCAATGGAGAACGCCCTTGCTTCATCTAAATGGATTGAACAGGTTCTTATAATAGGTGATAAAAGAAGATTTGTATCTGCTTTGATTGTTCCAGAATTTGTAAATCTTGAAAGATGGGCTGAAGAAAAAGGATTAGCGTGGAAATCAAGAGAAGATTTGATAAATTTAAAAGAGGTTCAGGAACTTTATGAAAGAGTAATAGAGGAATCCATGGAAGGTTTTGCACAGTTTGAAAAAGTAAAGAAATTTAGGTTACTATCAAAGGAGTTTACAATTGAAGAAGGAGAGTTAACACCATCATTGAAAATAAGAAGAAAAATTGTTGAAGAGAAATATAAAAATATAATTGATGAAATATACAGAGAATAG